From Dryobates pubescens isolate bDryPub1 chromosome 11, bDryPub1.pri, whole genome shotgun sequence:
AGAGCTTGCAAAAGGGCTCCCAAAGAGCTCCCCAAAAGGGGACACCAAATCATCCTTCCAaaagggcagggcagctgcactgACTGTGCCCATTGTCacttttcctctctgcaggggCATCTGTTGACCTGTGGGCTCGTGCAATGCCTGGGCGCTCCAGCGCAGGAGGACAGCGTCCTGGTCAAGGTTCTGAAGAAACAGGGAGCCATCCCCTTTGCAATGACCAACGTGCCACAATCCCTCTTCTGGTAACATCTGCCACCAGAAAagcttcctctgcttctgctcctgaagttaaaccccagcctgcaggtccTGAGACAGGATTCTTCATTCCTGTCTCCTGAGAGGGTGCCTGGATGAGTGCCTCTTCCATCAGCTGCCAACAATCTCAGCTCAGCTGAATACAGATTTAGGATAAgattaagaggggaaaaaaccccaaacactgcCAAGATAAGAGAAATCAAGTGCACTTGTGCAtgggagggggagcagaggctCATGGAAATGAGCTGTGTCCTGAGGGATTTACAGGAAGGCAGGATGTGCCACATAAGCTCACGGTAAGGGAGAGCCAACAAGCTCAAGGCATTAGACATTAGATCACCCACTTGTCTGGTTTTCTTCTCCCCAGCTATGACTGCAGCAATCCCATCTTTGGCAAGACCCTGAGCCCCCTCAACCACCAGAAGAGCACCGGGGGCtcctcaggaggagagggagcgcTGATCacagcaggaggctccatccTGGGCATTGGCTCAGACTCCGGTGGCAGCATCCGGTTGCCATCCAGCTTCTGTGGGCTTTGTGGGCTCAAACCCACAGCCCAAAGGCTCAGGTAGGTGCTGGGGTCTGCCTTTCCCATTCTGCAAGGAGCCTGCCAAGTATCAAACTCAGCAGAAAGGGCAAGGTTCTCAGTGAGTACCTGGGGGGAAACGAGAGGATAGCTCCTTAAAGGCTGGCTTGCTGTGCTTATCTCCCAAGAGGCGGTGTTGTTAGGATTTGTGGGGAAGTGGCCATGTTTTCCTTGTAAAGGTGGCCTGaagttaaaaggaaaagaagtctAAGGTGGTTACATTATGCCAAAATGGAACAAAGatttcttggtttggtttagttttcatTTTGACCAACATTTTATTCCTTCTGGCTTGGGTCCTGAAGCAAAAACCTCACTATGCTATTCAAAGGCAACAGGAGTATCTcatcaatatctttattgatgaactggatgaggggattgagtcagtcatcagtaaatttgcagatgacaccaagttgggagcaggagttgattgGTTAGGGGGTAGAAggactctccagagggaccttggcaagCTGGCTGGGCAGCCGGGcagagtgccatggtttagttgattagatggtgttggatgataggttggactcgatgatctcaaaggtcttttcccacatggtctggtctattctattctattctattctattctattctattctattctattctattcatgccgacaagtccaagtgctgagtgctgcactttggccacaacaaccccatgcagcactgcgggctggggtcagagtggctggagagcagccaggcagaaagggacctgggggtactggttgatagtaggctgaacatgagccagcagtgtgcccaggtggccaagaaggccaatggcatcctggcctggatcaggaatagtgtggccagcaggagcagggaagtcattgtgcccctgcactcagaactggttaagccacaccttgagtcctgtgtctagttctgggcccctcaatttaacgaggacattgagactcttgaacgtgtccagagaagggcaatgaggctggggagagttctggagcacagccctgtgaggagaggctgagggagctgggattgtttagcctgcagaagaggaggatcaggggagaccttattgctgtctacaactacctgaagggaggttgtagccaggtgggggttggtctcttctcccaagcaaccagcaccagaacaagaggacacagtctcaagttgtgccaggggaggtttaggctggaggtgaggagaacattcttcccagagagagtttttggccattggaatgtgctgcccagggaggtggtggaatcactgtcccaggaggtggtcaagaggggattggatgtggcacttggtgctatggtttagtagtcatgaggtgttgggtgacaggttggacttgatgatctttgaggtctcctctgactttattgattctatgattctaatctaTGATCATTACTGAGATGCCAAtatacttctttttcttttcccacagCTTGTCTGGAGTGGGTGGCCCAATCAATGGGATCCTGGCAGGTATATGAATTTTTAATTGCTGTTCTCTAGATACTGTGAAGAGTCCGATGTCCTCCTCTAGGCTTAAGACCACCAAGATATATCTGGAGTGCCTCTGAAGCATCCCACCTCACTTTCTGATCATCCCTTGTAACCAGCATGGCTGTGCAGGGGGGTAGCCCAATGtgtgcagaatacagaattaaccaggttggaagagacctttgagatcatcaaatccaacctatcatccaacaccatctaatcaactaaaccatggcaccaatcaccccatccagtctcttcctaaacacctccagtgatggtgactccaccacctccctgggcagcacattccaatggccaatcactctttctgggaagaacttcttcctaacatccagcctaaacctcccctggctcagcttgagactgtgtcctcttgctctggtgctggttgcctgggaaaagtgaccaacccccacctggctacaacctccgttcaggtagttgtagacagcaagaaggtctcccctgagcctcctcttctccaggctaagcaaccccagctccctcagccgctcctcacagggctgtgctgcaaacccctccccagctttgttgcccttctctggacaccttccagcaactcaacatctttcctaaactgaggggcccagaactggacacagcactcaagctgtggcctaaccagtgctgagtacagggacacaatgacctccaagctcctgctggccacactgtttctgatgcaggccaggatgccattggccttcttggccacctgggcacactgctggctcatgttcatgtTCAATGCACACATTTTCTCAGTGTGGACATTTGCTCTCATCCCCCTTCAGTTCCTTGTGCTCTGGGTCCCATGGCAAGAGATGTGgacagcctggccctgtgcatgaaggcactgctctgccaggagATGTTCCAGTTGGACCCCACTGTGCCTCCCATGCCCTTCAGTGAGGAGGTGAGTCCTTAAGGCAGTAAGCCCTGGCTCTTTTAAGGGTGCTTCATGCTCAACACCCATGTTTTATAAGGGTCCAATTATCTTTACAGTAGTGCTGGTTTCCAGTAACTTAACTCTCTTTGAGGGCATAATTTGTaattcttaggaaaaaaaataggttaGTAAGTAGATGtcctttctgccttcccagctggCATGTAGTTTATCAGATGGAGAGACCCCAGAATAGAGTGAGGAGGAAGGCAACACCAGGAGCAAAAAGGTGGAGATTTTAAGGGGAAGATGAGACAGGATCAGCAACTCCTGAAGCAAACTCCTGGCaattcatttcttttcctcttgcagCAGATGAACTTCAGGAGTTGTTTTCCACTTCCATCTTCTGCAGCAATGGTTGAATCTGTCTGAAGGGAGGGAtgagagggaggctggaggaaaaggcaagggtGAACGTCTGGAAAGGGCAACCTATAAACAGCAAGCCAGAAAATCAGTTATCTCCCAATATCTGGAGCTTTTGTTCCCTTCCACACTGGGCTTCAGCGTGGGGAcagtcctgctcccagcagggttAGAAATGCTTCAGTggtggctctctgctgcaggtgtactccagctctgctcccctgcgGGTCGGGTACTACGACTCGGACGGCTACTTCCCGCTGCCCCCCTGCATGCGGCGGGCAGTGCAGGAAaccaggctggctctgcaggcagctgggcacgAGGTGAGCATGACCACCCCATGCTCTTCTCCCCCAGGGCATCCCCAGCTTTGCCCCTTGCTGCTGAAATCACCCTTCAGAAACCAGGCACAGCCCCCAAGCCTAGCTGTGGGCTAAAAGAGCTACCAGAGATGAGGGATTAAGTTACTGCAGCCACGCACACGATGCAGACACTCTGCCTACCCCGGCTAGCAGTGCAAGTCCTGGGGAAATAGCACAAGCAATTAGCAAGCTGGTACCTTTTTAagctgtactcagcattggggTGGCTGCACCTCaccttctgtgttcagtttggggcccctcgctacaagaaagacatgagGGGCCAGAGTACAtcaaaagaagggcaacaaaactgtgaggggtctagagaacaggtcttacaaagagtggctgagagaactggggttatttagcctggagaaaaggaggctcagggcagaccttcttgctctctacaactagctgaaaggaagttgtagcgaGCAGGACGTTCATCTCTTCTTCCCAGTAACAAATAATAGGACaagaagtggcctcaagttgcaccaggggaagtttagaatggaatggcatggaatggcatggaatggcatggaatagaatagaatagaatagaatagaatagaatagaacagaatagaatagaacagaacagaacagaacagaacagactggaaaagacctttgagatcatcgagtccaacctatcactcgacaccatctaatcaactaaaccatggcaccaagcaccccatccagtctcttcctaaacacctccagtgatggtgactccaccacctccctgggcaaaacattccagtggcaaatcactctttctgggaagaacttcttcctaacatccagcctaaacctcccctggcacagcttgagactgtgtcctcttgttctggtgctggttgccagttGCTGGTTGTccagttcagactggacattaagaaaaaaatgtcttcatcAAAAGGGTTgtaactggctgcccagggaagcagtggagccACTGGCCCTGGAAATAGTCAAAAGACACATAGCTGTGGTGCTTATGATGTGGTTTAGTGATGGAtttagcagtgctgggttaatggttggatttgaccttaaagtgttgtggtttttttccccaacttaatctattctgtgattcaagggGGCCAGGGGTGTGACAAATCCATCTCTGACCTGGTGATTGTGGTCTGCACCAGACAGCAGCATCCATAAAACACTGCAATGGACTCTGGAAGGTTGTTCTGGCATTTTTAGGTCTGTTGTtccctggtgccatggtctagcaggcatgaggtcttgggtgacaggttggacttgatgatctttgaggtcttttccaaccttgttgattctatgattttatgacagAAGGGCTTTTACAGATGTTTTGCCCCTTCCTCCCCAATGCCCATGCAGACTGCCATCCTTCCTGGACCACTGTGGGAAATGGGGTGGCACATGTGGACATGTGCTAGTGGTGCTTTTCATAGCAAAGTGAACCCATGTCTGAGCAGGTGTCAATCCTGCTGGCACGGGTGGGAACCTCATGCAGTTTCTGGCCCAGGGACTGCTTGGGGCAGGAtggaagaggaaacagctttgGATAGATCTCAGAGCTGAGCCAAACAGCACTTGGGGAGGAATAATAACAGGGAGAGATGCCTGGGCTGGTAAAGAATTGAGCTGTGGGCTCTGTTGGAATGTGGAGCCAAGGGAGGTGCTGCTCTGTCTTTGAGGTGTAGCCACAGTTGAGCCCTGGAAATCGTTCACATCCCCAGGCTGCCGAATAATCTTGTGTTCTGGTGCAGCTGgttcctttttctcctcctcgGATCAACTATGTCGTGAACGAGCTGTTTTTGAAGACCTTTTTTGCCGATGGAGGCCGGGCTTGGTTGGATGTGTTGTAAGTAGGAGCCCCCTAGCAGGAGCGCTGTGAAACACCACCATCCCCATACCCACGAGCACGACACAAAACAAGCTCACCTCTCCCACCCCAAAGAAGAGATACTGAGGTTTCTGAGAAAGGGCAAACGGCTTCTCTGGCTTTGATCCCCTTCTCTTCTCATCTTTCAGCAAAGGAGATACTACAGATCCGTGTGTGAAACCACAGGTGAATTACTGCAGGATCCcaaggctggggaagaagctgctggctctgaTTCTTAAACCTCTGGTGAGTCCCTGGCCTCAGACTCGAAGCAGAGTGGTGTCAGCAAGGCTGTGCACTGCCTGAAACACTAATGGTGGTACTGAGAGACACTTTTAACTAGAAAGGCTGGAATTTCAGGCCCAGACACATGCTATCACTTTGGAAAGTCTGTTCTAGACCCCTGCTGGGATTTGTCCAGCACAAAGGGAAATGAGAGAAGGACCAGACAAAAGCTGGAAAAGATTCATGCAGAGCCCATAGCAAGTGGTCCTTCATATGCTAAACCTAGCAGTGCCCAGTTTCCTACAGATTCAGACACTGGggttgctgcagcagagggactTCAGGTTGAAGCTCTAGCACTGTGCAGGAGGCTTCCCAAAGATGACACCTGCGTGAGAATTCCTGGTGATTAGTAAAGGCTGGTCCCCACTGTACCCCCTTCTCCAACTGAGCATCCTTGTTTAGGGCTCCTCTCCACCatcatctgctctgccctggtgagacctcatcttgagcactgcattcagttttgggctccccagtttaagagggacagggatctgctgggggtccagggaagggcaacgatgaggggactggagcactgccttatgaggagaggctgagggacctggggctttttagcatggaaaagagaagactgagaggggatttaataaatgtttgtaagtatctgagggctgggggtcaggagggaggggacaggctctgctcacatgCTCCCTGTGAttggacaaggagcaatggatgtaagctgcagcacaggagcttccacctcaacacaagagggaacttatttactgtaagggtcacagagcactggaacaggctccccagagaggttgtggagtctccttctctggagactttcaaggcccatctggatgcattcctctgtgacctgagctagattgtatggccctgctctggcagaggggttggacttgatctctttggatcccttccaacccctgacatcctgtgagcctgtgatcctccatttcctctgcttctctgtCCAGGTGAGTTGTTCTCAGCTGTCAGGATCAAAAAGGTAGCAACAAGTGAGAGGCAATCAAATCACTTCTAGAGGTCTTGTTCCTCTGTGATGCCAAGCTAAAAACATGTTTGATTTATCAAAACTAATGGAAGGCAACACAGTTCAAGTCAGTGCATTCTTCCCCGTGCTGGAAATACTGAGGTGTGAGAAACTAATAGGGAGGcaacagccaggagctggaagCAAAGTAAATTAAGAATCATGGGGCATGTTTTTAATCATCACCCTCCCTCACCTTCAGTGCAGCATCCTTTGGGACACAAGGCAGGACAGGACCAGTGGTTTCCTGGGATAAGTTACTGCAGCCCTGTGTCATGTCCCTAACAGGAACCTTTTGCCTCCCCAGTTTCCCCGCATGGCCGAATACCTGAGCGCCTTGGCCGGAATGAGGTAAGATGGCATCAACACCTCGAAGTGTCCATGGTGAGGAGGACTGCATCCACAACAGGCTCtgatctgctctctgcagaggctgtcccACCACCTTGGATGTGGCTTCAGCCTTCAGAAAAATAGttagttctgggccactcagtttaagaaagatgttgagttgctggaagctgtccagagaagggcaacaaagctggggaggggtttggagcacagccctgtgaggagaggctgagggagcaggggttgcttagcctggagaagaggaggctcaggggagaccttactgctctctacatctacctgaagggaggctgtagcccggtggtgttggtctcttctcccaggcaagcagcaccagaacaagaggacacagcctcaagctgcaccaggggaggtttaggctggatgttaggaagaagctattcatagaaggagtgattagccattggaatgggctgcccagggaggtggtggaatcaccatcactggaagtgtttaagagcctggatgaggcacttactgccatggtttagttgattagatggtgttgggtgataggttggactcaatgatctcaaaggtcttttccaacctggttaattctgttctattctgttctattctattctattctattctagttctgttctgttgtattctgttctgttctattctattctattcttcttatTCTGTATTGCACTGCCTCTAGTGTTGTCATGAAAGGACTGAGTGACTTAGAGGGATAAGGTCATAAAGGAAGCTCGTGGTGGACGAGCACTAAATCCAACCCCACAGGAGAAACCTTCTACCACTTCTAGACATTTGGTGCTTGGCCAAATGCCAAAGGAAACTTCAAACAAACTGTGAAAGGTGTCTTAAGTCCTTGCTAAAATCACAGCATCTTACCAACCTGCAGGATTACTTAGcaattcctcctcctcttcaggtctAAAAATGTTGCTATGATTTCCATCTGCAGGTCACTGAAGGAGATGTGGGATCATAACCATCAGATAGAGGTATGTTCCCAGGACTTTTCTCTCCAGTATTATGCTACAAGTTGAGGTTTTTATGGCAAGTGGCAGATTGGAAGGTCCTAAGTTAGGAAAGGTGCTGTGCTagggaggagacaggacagagaAAAAGACACAAAAGAGAGGTAAGAATGGGGTAGATGGGCTTTTGAGTCAACCTAACCAGGACTTTATTGGTTACCCACTTTGCTCAAGCCCAAATGCCTACATTCAACAATCTCAGCACGATGAAGGCTACACTGGGAGTGGGGTGGGAAGGATCCTTCCCAGTACCTGGCCACAATCTGGCCTTGTGCTGTATAGGCAGATGCCCGCTCCCTTGCCTTTTCTCTTGAGCACATCTGCTTGTTGCTGCCTCCTTAGCCATGCTAGAGCCTGATATATACCCTGGAGAAGCCAAAATGCTCCAGATATCTGCATGACCTCCACATATCTCCTCTTTGGTCCCCAAGGAGTACCGCGCTGAATTCATCACCCGGTGGAAGGAACTGCAGCTGGATGTTATGCTGTGCCCTGTCCTGGGGCCTGCCTTCACCACGGGATACCCTGCAAAACTCCTCAGtaagtgggtctgggaccttcCTGGGAGGGTAGAGGACCACAGTGGTTGAGACTGGACAGAAACATCCACTACTGTGAAGCTTCACAGCCCACCTAGCATTTTATGGGCACTAGGAAATCACTACCACGAAGGTGCGTGAGCAGACAGAGTCAAACACGGACTATGTGATCTGGTGGCATTTGTTTCTTGCAGTAGAACTTGGGCCTGCAGATGACCAGCCCTGTGCAATCTTTCCTCCCAACAGCAGCTCGTTCTCAGGGGCTTTAGTGAATGTGTAATGTGTAACTTTGAAGACAGGAGGCTGTAGCTATCTACCTaccttctttcttctgcttctctcaGCGGCCGTCTCCTCCACGATGCTGTACAACGTCTTGAACTTCCCTGCTGGGGTTGTACCTGTCAGCACAGTGACAGAAGCTGATGAGGAAGAACTAAAGCTCTaccagggatgctgtggtgaCCCCTGGGACCAAATGCTGAAACAGGTATATGAtatggaaagtgatggagcaagACTGCTGAAGGATGTTCAAGTCGTAGCTTCACTGAAATCAGGGCCTCAGAAATAGCTCCATCAATATGGGCACAGTGCAAAAGACTGCACCCCTTCTTTGCATACACCTTGCAACTCCCTTTTATCTCAAGTCCCCCAAAAACACTTAGTTTTGAGGGGATTGGGTTAGCACCCTGAGGCTGAAACCAGAAAGGAGCCATGCAGCAAAGCTTCTTTGAGCAGGTCCTTGTGACAGCCACAGCtgacagcactgccctgcaccttccttctgctttgtgACACCTTCACCAGGCCCAGGCCATCAGTAGAGAATGGATCAGGAATGAGTGTGCTGAAGGAAAAGGCATCTGGCTGCAAGAGAGGTCTCAAAGCACAGTTGGGTGGGAATGTCTTGAATGCACTACCCAAGACCTGACAACCATTTCCACCACAAGAACAGCAAGAGCCTTCCTTCTGCCCCAGCACACTAACACTGCTTGAacggcagggctcagccttcAACCTCCCCTACTCTCTAGAACAAGCCACATGTCTAAACCAAGCTTCCAAAAGCTACTGGAGATCTGAGCCCCCCAGGTAAGCCCTCACCATCTGTGTTCCcactgcaggctgtggcaggagctgtggggctgccagTGGCAGTGCAGTGCGTGGCCttgccctggcaggaggagctgtgcctgcGGCTCATGAAGGAGGTGGAGACCCTCAGCCGTCAGAAGAGAGCAGCGTAGCCTCTGCAGTCCCATGCCCTGCAGGACCAGGGGTGAAGCAAAAGGACTTCTCTTTTGCAATCAGATTACagcaaggaggaaaggaggaaagaaaatgcatttcctgacacctcttctgtgattcttgccAACGAGCATGAATGCTGGAAGGAAGCAAGATGCCACCCAGAGGGCAGGACTGGCTTAAACTGGGTTTAAGTGATGATTAATCTATGAActgcaggttggacttgatgatctctgaggtcttttccaacctgcttgattctgtgattcctggaaGGATGGACATGTAGGGGGGGTCACCCTCATGTTCATCTATGTTGCCTCTTGTAGAAGTAAGGTGATGCTGAAAGAAAAGGATTACAAAAGCTCAGTATTTTGTTGCTGACACTGGTGTAACTTCATATGGATGCAACTATGGGCTGCCCTGTAAAGAACAGAGCCATGTCTGCCCTCCCCCTCACTGTATTTTGctcacaaaaataaaaatctagcTGTTAAGCAACTCATCATAAACTCCAGCAGTCCTTCACTGATGGCTGAGATTGTATGAATCCACTGTTAGTACTTAAAAATCATACAATCCCCTTCCCACTGGGCATTCAATGGCATCTAGCATGGGAGTGTTCACACCTGCCCTCTCAAACCACAGCTTTCCTGGCTGCAAGGGATGGCAACAGACACTGACCTTTCACAGCACCATGCTCTTTCCACCACCCAATAccaagcagcccaaggccaTTTCCAATGTCACAGCAGAAGCATTCTTAGGGAACCTCCTATTTCAGgacctcaggctgctctttctgAAGGTAAGAGATAAGCAGAGACAAGTGCAACTCAGTGATGGAGATGGTGAGATTAAGGAcatgaaggctgagagccctagATGGTGCTTATTAACCCAAACttgctcacacaggagcacagcagtcagacaggagggacagagcatagaaccacagaatcagtaaggttggaagggacctcaaagatcatcaagtccaacctgtcacccaacacctcatgactgctaaaccatggcaccaagtgccacatccagtcccctcttgaacacctccagggatggggactccaccacctccctgggcagcacattccaatgcctaacaactctctctgggaagaactttctcctcacctcgagcctaaacctcctctggtgcagcttgagactgtgtcctcttgttctggtgctggttgcctgggagaaaagaccaacccccacctggctacaaccatccttcaggtagttgtagacagcaataaggtctcaccctgagccccctcttctccaggctaaacaaccccagctccctcagcctctccttgtagggctgtgctcaaggcctctccccagcctcattgcccttctctggacacgttcaggagtctcaatgttcttaaattgaggggcccagaattggacacaggactcatgcTGCGGCctaaccacacacacaccccctcgcaggaagcagagagctgtgagggaCGTCAGCATTCCCaacacaggggcacaatgacttccctgttcctgctggccacactattcttgatgcaggccaggataccattggccttcttggccacctgggcacactgctggctcatgttcagcctactatcaaccagtacccccaggtccctctctgcctggctgctctccagccactctgaccccagcctgtagcactgcatggggttgttgtgaccaaattgcagcacccagcacttggacttgttgaatgccatcatattggactctgcccatccgtccagcctgtcaaggttccaCAGGATCCACACAGGGGCATTTACTCCATGCCAAGACAGGTGGATAGATCACTCTGGTAAgaccctcttctctttcctacaTTAAACACCTCAgtctcaagcagatcaacagtcagaagactccacagcagGTCTTTCTCATTTATTCTCTGTctgcagaggggaaagaaaaagcagcctTCCTCTGAGACATtttaacaagaaaaataaatacaatgcaGCAGGTTTTGCTTTCCCTGGGAAACTGCAGGTActtcctggcagccagcaggcaggaggccgCTGCTCTATCTAGAGGCGCCGCAGCTTGCAGAAATAGATAGGTCCAAAGTTGGCTGTGAGGTGAGGCAGAACAAGCTCCCCCAGCCGGCACTccgagaagaaggagaaggtgtCCTGGAAGAGCGTCCGGAAGTGGCTCAAGTCCTCGGCCCGGACCCCGATGTTAAACTGGCTTGCTGCGATTTCTACCGCCCTCTCCATCACGTACTCGTTCTGCAGCGGGGAGAGGGAGCATGTGGAATACACCACCTCCCCTCCTGGCTTGGTGGCAAGGattccagccctgcaggcaagATGGAtgtagaatcagtaaggttggaaaagacctcagagatcagcaag
This genomic window contains:
- the LOC104301640 gene encoding vitamin D3 hydroxylase-associated protein — protein: MVQQQLKQLLLEREVDPSAVLVLLCGSAAAVVVWKWLGKRQIKKKMEEARRTRDEGVKKMAKIVQQFREQIPSVQTDAILSLSLLELTEKLQEGSLSPRTVLYTYIEKALEVTRQTNCVRHFIPECEEQLQRIEQQKEKGLLYGIPVSIKDHIGHKGHLLTCGLVQCLGAPAQEDSVLVKVLKKQGAIPFAMTNVPQSLFCYDCSNPIFGKTLSPLNHQKSTGGSSGGEGALITAGGSILGIGSDSGGSIRLPSSFCGLCGLKPTAQRLSLSGVGGPINGILAVPCALGPMARDVDSLALCMKALLCQEMFQLDPTVPPMPFSEEVYSSSAPLRVGYYDSDGYFPLPPCMRRAVQETRLALQAAGHELVPFSPPRINYVVNELFLKTFFADGGRAWLDVFKGDTTDPCVKPQVNYCRIPRLGKKLLALILKPLFPRMAEYLSALAGMRSLKEMWDHNHQIEEYRAEFITRWKELQLDVMLCPVLGPAFTTGYPAKLLTAVSSTMLYNVLNFPAGVVPVSTVTEADEEELKLYQGCCGDPWDQMLKQAVAGAVGLPVAVQCVALPWQEELCLRLMKEVETLSRQKRAA